One bacterium CG_4_10_14_0_2_um_filter_33_32 genomic region harbors:
- the ispH gene encoding 4-hydroxy-3-methylbut-2-enyl diphosphate reductase — protein MKIILAKEAGFCFGVKRATEMTLKTAKSTTLCTLGPLIHNPEFTNYLGSRGILIVKNVDNIKSDSVVIRSHGVTKNIEVKIRKKGKKIIDATCPFVKRVQKLAEEFDQKGYKVLVLGEKDHPEIVGIRSYAPKSIVIKNLKDVPKFSKNEKIAFISQTTQDSKLFDDIAKSLKSKFNNLKAVKTICNATESRQKAARQLAKEVDIMIVIGGKNSSNTTRLKEICEKITTTYHIESEKEFKKEWFNSAETVGITAGASTPDFSINAVLSKLNNYEKKNTKAYCYNNGR, from the coding sequence ATGAAGATTATTTTAGCTAAAGAGGCGGGATTTTGTTTTGGCGTAAAACGAGCCACTGAAATGACTCTGAAAACCGCGAAGAGTACCACCTTGTGTACCCTGGGTCCCCTTATTCATAATCCTGAATTTACAAATTATCTGGGTAGCAGAGGTATTTTAATAGTAAAAAATGTAGATAATATTAAATCCGATAGTGTAGTTATCAGGTCCCATGGTGTTACTAAGAACATTGAGGTAAAGATCAGGAAAAAAGGGAAAAAGATAATTGATGCGACATGTCCATTTGTTAAAAGAGTTCAGAAATTAGCAGAAGAATTTGATCAAAAAGGGTATAAAGTTTTGGTATTGGGTGAAAAGGATCACCCTGAGATTGTAGGCATTAGAAGCTATGCACCTAAATCTATTGTAATTAAAAACTTAAAAGATGTACCTAAATTTTCAAAAAATGAGAAAATAGCATTTATTTCTCAAACCACTCAGGACTCAAAACTTTTTGATGACATTGCTAAATCCTTAAAAAGTAAATTTAATAATCTTAAAGCTGTAAAAACCATCTGCAATGCAACAGAAAGCAGGCAAAAAGCAGCTAGACAATTGGCGAAAGAGGTAGATATAATGATTGTTATAGGCGGGAAAAATTCTTCCAATACCACTCGTCTTAAAGAAATCTGTGAAAAAATAACAACAACTTATCATATAGAAAGCGAAAAGGAATTTAAAAAGGAATGGTTTAATTCAGCAGAGACTGTCGGTATCACAGCCGGTGCTTCAACTCCGGATTTTTCAATAAATGCTGTTTTAAGCAAATTAAATAATTATGAAAAAAAGAATACCAAAGCATATTGCTATAATAATGGACGGTAA
- the rseP gene encoding RIP metalloprotease RseP, whose product MSILIFIISFLFVFGILVFVHELGHFIAAKRSKIEVQEFAFGFPPRLFSKKIGGTEYSINAIPFGGYVRILGEDGSEKNNPNSFSHKSKLVKAKVLSAGVVMNTILAWIILSFLYAIGFLPLIPGMENHKGVSQYFKVENIESNSPAMKTGVQKGDEILRVDEKTINNAIQLRDEMKHRIGQETKVEIKRNGQIKNFNVIPFKDTIEGKEIGRIGIETSEKIKSDSIFLAPVSGFQELWRLSVITIVGIVDVFSKIFTQFTISQDVVGPAGIVYLTGQVSQLGFTFLLQFMAILSISLALFNILPIPALDGGHLLFLAIEKIRGKDISIKSKNTVTIAGFVLLILLVLIVTPRDLNRFGIIEGIKKFLGI is encoded by the coding sequence GTGTCAATTTTAATTTTTATAATTTCGTTTTTATTTGTTTTTGGGATATTGGTTTTTGTTCATGAGCTTGGCCATTTTATAGCAGCTAAAAGATCAAAGATCGAAGTTCAGGAATTCGCCTTTGGTTTTCCTCCCAGGCTTTTTAGTAAAAAAATAGGCGGGACTGAATATTCTATCAACGCAATACCCTTTGGCGGCTATGTTCGTATTTTAGGTGAAGATGGGTCAGAAAAAAATAATCCTAACAGTTTTTCTCACAAAAGTAAGTTAGTAAAAGCAAAAGTATTATCAGCGGGTGTTGTAATGAATACTATTCTTGCTTGGATTATACTTTCATTTCTTTATGCTATTGGATTTTTGCCACTAATTCCTGGAATGGAAAACCATAAAGGTGTTAGTCAGTATTTTAAAGTAGAAAATATCGAAAGTAATTCGCCGGCAATGAAGACAGGTGTTCAAAAAGGCGATGAGATTTTAAGGGTAGATGAGAAGACCATCAATAATGCCATACAATTAAGAGACGAAATGAAACACCGGATTGGTCAGGAAACAAAAGTTGAAATAAAAAGAAATGGACAGATTAAAAATTTTAATGTGATTCCTTTTAAGGATACTATAGAGGGCAAGGAAATAGGTCGCATAGGTATAGAAACTTCGGAGAAAATCAAATCAGATAGTATTTTTTTAGCGCCAGTTTCTGGGTTTCAAGAATTATGGCGATTATCAGTTATAACAATAGTGGGCATAGTGGATGTTTTTTCTAAAATATTTACACAGTTTACTATAAGTCAGGATGTTGTAGGACCGGCTGGGATTGTTTATTTAACCGGTCAAGTAAGCCAATTGGGATTTACTTTTCTTCTTCAGTTTATGGCTATACTTTCAATCAGCTTAGCTTTGTTTAATATTCTGCCCATTCCAGCTTTAGATGGAGGCCATTTATTGTTTTTAGCAATTGAAAAAATTAGAGGTAAAGATATTAGTATAAAATCAAAAAATACAGTAACCATAGCAGGTTTTGTATTATTGATTCTTTTGGTTTTGATAGTGACACCCAGGGATTTAAACCGGTTTGGTATAATAGAAGGAATTAAAAAATTTCTAGGCATATAA
- the uppS gene encoding di-trans,poly-cis-decaprenylcistransferase, translating into MKKRIPKHIAIIMDGNRRWAKKKGLIFYKGHQEGVKTFKKIVKYCSKIGVKYLTVYAFSTENKLRAKAEVSALFRILEDALEKEVPELNDNNVKIRFIGNIKGLPKSLQERVKKSEDALSKNIGLMLSVALNYGGREEIIHAAKLSKIINEKNIGNNLYTKGLPSPDLLIRTGGEMRISNFLLWQSAYAELYFTDQLWPDFNEKDLTQAILDYNNRERRFGR; encoded by the coding sequence ATGAAAAAAAGAATACCAAAGCATATTGCTATAATAATGGACGGTAACAGAAGATGGGCAAAGAAAAAAGGACTTATATTTTATAAAGGCCATCAAGAGGGTGTTAAGACATTCAAGAAAATAGTTAAATATTGCAGTAAGATTGGTGTAAAATATCTAACAGTATATGCGTTTTCTACGGAAAATAAGTTAAGAGCAAAAGCAGAGGTTTCTGCCTTATTTAGGATTCTAGAGGATGCATTAGAAAAAGAAGTGCCGGAATTAAACGATAATAATGTTAAGATTAGATTTATCGGCAATATAAAGGGGCTTCCAAAATCTCTTCAAGAAAGGGTAAAAAAATCAGAAGACGCTTTAAGCAAAAACATAGGGTTAATGCTTAGCGTAGCTTTAAACTACGGTGGCAGAGAAGAGATAATACATGCTGCTAAATTGTCAAAAATAATAAATGAAAAAAACATCGGGAATAATCTTTATACCAAAGGCTTGCCTAGTCCGGATCTTTTGATAAGAACTGGCGGCGAGATGAGAATTTCTAATTTTCTTTTGTGGCAATCAGCTTATGCGGAATTGTATTTTACTGATCAGCTATGGCCTGATTTTAATGAAAAGGATTTGACTCAAGCCATTTTGGATTATAATAATAGAGAAAGAAGGTTTGGTAGATGA
- a CDS encoding prolyl-tRNA synthetase: protein MKQSELFIKTLKEIPKEAVALNHKLLIKAGYIDQLSSGVFTILDLGLKVIYKIENIVRKEMNNIGGIEILMPALIPRENWKETDRWDIDVILKTKSNYGKKEYGLGWTHEEVITPLVKKFIHSYKDLPKYIYQIQTKFRDEARPKSGLFRSREFIMKDLYSFHATEKDLNDYYETVKKAYFKIYGILGIGEMTYLTYASGGDFSKYSHEFQMVTPYGEDTIYICDKCSIAINAEIVEGKPTCPDCKNINLKEEKAIEVGNIFKLKNRFSKPFGVNFTDKDGNKKTSVMGCYGLGISRVMGAIAEVYNDKEGLRWPSSVAPYDIHMLQLDDDAKQESESVYKLLVKEGIDVLWDDRQETAGTKLKDADLIGIPIRLIVSSRTLSKKSVELKKRDEDKPIIVSKNMVVSEVKKML from the coding sequence ATGAAACAATCTGAATTATTTATTAAAACTTTAAAAGAAATTCCAAAAGAGGCTGTCGCCTTAAATCATAAATTATTGATTAAGGCAGGTTATATTGATCAGCTCTCCTCGGGTGTTTTTACTATTCTTGATTTAGGTTTAAAGGTTATATATAAAATAGAGAATATAGTCAGAAAAGAAATGAATAATATTGGCGGTATTGAAATATTAATGCCAGCTTTAATTCCTAGAGAGAATTGGAAAGAGACAGACCGTTGGGATATTGATGTTATTTTAAAAACTAAGAGTAATTACGGAAAGAAAGAATACGGTTTAGGATGGACACATGAGGAGGTAATCACGCCGTTAGTTAAAAAATTTATCCATTCTTATAAAGATTTACCGAAATATATTTATCAAATTCAAACGAAATTCCGTGATGAAGCCCGTCCAAAATCAGGTTTATTTAGGTCTCGAGAATTTATAATGAAAGACCTTTATTCTTTTCACGCTACTGAAAAAGATTTAAACGATTATTACGAAACAGTAAAAAAAGCTTATTTTAAAATTTATGGTATTTTAGGAATCGGGGAAATGACTTATTTAACATATGCCTCAGGTGGAGATTTTTCTAAATATTCTCATGAATTTCAAATGGTTACTCCATACGGAGAAGATACTATTTATATTTGTGATAAATGCAGCATAGCTATTAATGCAGAAATTGTTGAAGGTAAGCCAACTTGTCCTGATTGTAAGAATATTAATCTAAAGGAAGAAAAGGCGATTGAAGTTGGTAATATATTTAAGTTAAAGAACCGATTTTCTAAGCCTTTCGGTGTTAACTTTACCGATAAAGACGGCAATAAAAAAACATCGGTGATGGGTTGTTATGGATTAGGAATTAGCAGGGTTATGGGTGCGATAGCCGAAGTTTATAACGATAAAGAGGGCCTAAGATGGCCATCATCGGTAGCACCTTATGATATACATATGCTTCAACTTGATGACGATGCAAAGCAAGAATCAGAATCAGTATACAAATTATTAGTTAAAGAGGGGATAGATGTTTTATGGGATGATCGTCAAGAAACAGCAGGAACAAAATTAAAAGATGCTGATTTGATTGGTATTCCAATCAGATTGATTGTAAGTTCTCGGACTCTTTCGAAGAAAAGTGTTGAATTGAAAAAGAGAGATGAGGATAAGCCTATAATTGTTTCGAAGAATATGGTTGTTTCGGAAGTCAAAAAAATGTTATAA